The following DNA comes from uncultured Fibrobacter sp..
AAAGTACAGACAAAGTTTACCTCTACTTAAACGAGCTGCAACTCGCTAGCGCAACGGACGCGCCCCTCTACGTTCAGAATGCAGAAAAAGTATTCCTGATGCTGGTGGACGGCACTAAAAATACACTCGCCGACGCCTCCACCCGCACACAGGCCTTCGCCAAGGAGAACGGCACAAGCGATACGACCAAAGCAACCGTCTATGCAAAAGATGACCTTACCATCAAAGGGAGCGGCGACCTGACCGTAACCGGAAACTACAGCAACGGTATCCAGTGCAGCAACGACCTGCGCATTCGCGACCTGCCGGGAATCACCGTCAAAGCAAAGAATCATGCCATCAAGGGCAAAGGCTCCGTCACTATCGAAGGCGGATACTTCAATTTGGCCGCAACAAACGGCGACGGCATCAAGAGCGACGAAGGCGAAGACGAAAACACGATTACCGAGAACAAGGGAATCGTCATTATTACCGGTGGTGAATTCGATATCGATGCAGGCGATGACGGCATTCAGGCATTCAACGCCATCTTAATTGCGGACTCCACCTCTATCCCCTTTATCACCATCAACAGCAAGGGGAAGGGAATCGCAACCGACAACAGCCTCTATATAAACGGAGGCATCACCAACGTAACCTCTGCCGACGACGGCCTACATTCAAACCAGAATATTTACGTCAACGGCGGCCTCACCACGATTTCTGCGGGTGACGACGGAATCCACGCAGATTCAACCCTGCGCATTTCTGACGGCGCAATCAACATCACCAAGGCCGTCGAAGGGATCGAAGCGTTCTACATCCGGGCCGAAGGCGGCATGACCGCAACGGTCGCAAGCGACGACGCCTGGAATGCGGCAGGCGGCTCTGCCGACGCGGGAGCAAGCAGCGGTTCGCAGTGGGGTGGGCCCGGCGGTGGCGGCGGCATGATGAGCAGCACCAAGGGCTACATCATTATCAGCGGAGGATACCACTACCTTTACGCTGCAGGAAACGATGTCGATGTCCTCGATGCCAACGGCACAGCAACCATGAGCGGCGGCGTACTGCTCCTTGAAATCGGAACAAGCGGCGGCAACGTCATGATGAAAGGCCCTGGCGGAAATGGCATGGGAGGTAATCAGGGAGGTTCCTGCAGTACGAACATGGCTGGTGGCCTGATCGACACCGACAACGGATTCAGCATCACCGGGGGCGTACTGCTTGGATTCGGAAACCGCACCGAAGAATACCCCAACTGCAGCGCCACCAGTTTCACGGCAGGAACAGCCTACGGCACAAGCAACGCGGCTTTCAAGCCCAGCGCTAGCGGCAGCATGATTATTTACGGAGGCAACATCAACTCTGTCGCCCAAGTGGACGTGAGCGACATGACCGAGATTACGCTCCCGAACGGAATGATTTACTACGAGAAATAAGATTATTTGCTCCTTTTGACATTTTTGTCCACCCACAACAACAAATTTTCCGATAAGTCCAACAGCGACATCCAAGTCACTGATATAGTCAGCCAGTCTGGCAGCAACCACCTGTTCGCGGCGTTCGGCAAGTTCATTCAGGTAAAGAAGGCTCATGTTGTGAACAGCCTTTTCAGTATCTTCGCTCGCACTCTTGCCGACCCAAAAAGCACCCCGGCATTCGTCGGGGCACCCTGTTGTTGGAAGATGGTTAAACGCATCATAATACAATATACATCAGTTTCACTACAAAGTATACTGTTTTTAAATTTACCGTTGTCTGCGGACTACGCCCCCCTTTAACACAGACTACTTTTGTATTTAAGTAGTTTTTTTACACACTTTTTTGTTCGAACGGAGTTATATTAGTTGATGTTCGGCGTGGGTGCGCCGGAGTTGTTTATGGGGTAATTTATGAAACCTAATGGGATGATGATTGGGCTTGTACTTGCAATGGGAACGAGTACATTTGCTATTGAATGGGTAAACCAGTGTGCAAGCAATGGATTTACGCAAATTACGGAATCGGCTCATTTCGAAGTGTGCAAAAAGCCTACGACAGACGATGGGCAAACGAACAACGTATCAATTAGTGCTGATGCCGCAAAGAAGGCGGTGACGGATCTCGAAAACGTATTCTCGTTCTATACCGATTCGCTTGGGTGGATGCTTCCGTTTCCGAGTAGCCCCAATACGAAACTCAAGAGCAATATCTACGTGTTCGACAACTCCGTGATGGCGGCTCTTTATGGCGGGCAGGATTTCGTGAAGGGCCTCAACAATGAATTTGGGCCGGGTATGTGGATTGGCTCCGGTTCGCTTTCTGATAAGTGGGGACTCGCCCACGAATTTGCGCATGGCATGCAAGGTATTGCAGGCTGGCTTGGCAACAACAGCCATTCGGGATGGATGGCGGAATCGCACGCAAACTGGATGGCCCATCAGTACATTTCGGACGATGCACACTATTGTTCCGAGGCTCTTATTAATTTCCCGTATCTGTATTATGGTTCCACACGCGACCGCTATTGCAACTGGCAATTTTTGGAGCACCTGAAGGAAGAATTCGGCGGTGGTAACAAGGGTGCACACGAGGTGAACCGCATCTGGACGGAATCTACCCGCGAAGGAGAAGAAGGCCGCATGGAACAGACGCCGTTTACCGCGATGATGATGGTGTACGATTGGTCGCTCGACAGCCTGAACCAGCAATTTGGCAAGTTTGCGATGAAGAACGCCACGCTTGAATACCAGGGGCACCGCAAGGCTCTGTACAAAAACGCATGGGGCGATTACGAGTTTGCGACCCGCCGCAATGCATCGGGTTGGGGCGACATGTATCGCCGACATACGAGAATCACGATGTTGGACAAAATGGAGTGCGAAGCCGGTAAAGAATGCCCTGATCGCTATATTTCGCCGAGTTACTGGGCTCCGCAGCGCTGGGGTTATAACTTGGTGCGTATCTATCCGGAACAGACGGGAAAAGTGACTGTCAAGTTCCGCGGAATTGTCCAAAGCAAGCCGACAGTTAGCGGGTACACCTGCTTTGGCGACAACACCGATTATTACATGGGTAAGACCTATAAGTGGTGCAACTATGCCCCCGACAAACTGCCAGACCCCGCATCGGGCTGGACGGTAGGGCTTGTCGCCGAGGGCGCGGATGGCACACCACGCTACAGCGAGATGAAGCACGGCACGGGATTCAACCTGGAAATCGAGACGAAGGATAGTGACAAGGCCTTGTGGCTCGCCGTCACGGCGACACCAACCGAGATGCAAACGATTCTCTGGGACCAGTTCTACTACAGTATTTATCGCTACCCGTACATGATCGAGGTCGAAAACGGTGCGCCCGAAGGTTATAACAAGGATTTCTGGAAGCCAGCGAACACGAGCGGATACACCAAGCACGCAAACGGGGGCGGCCTCGTGAGCAACAAGGCAAAAGTTTCCGAGTCGGTCTACGTGGGGCCCGATGCGGTCGTGAACGGCGGTACGATTTCCGGGAACGCGCGAATCGAGGATTTTGCGGTCATTGACGGCGGAACAATTAGCGGGAACGCGATTGTCCGTGGGCGTGCACTCGTAACGGCAGGTACCATCGGCGACGACGCCGTCCTGGAAGAGGATGCGTGGCTCGTGAGCGGGAGCATTACCGGCAAGGCGAAGGTCGGCGCGCTCTCGATTATCGTGAACACGACGGTGACGGACAACGCCCAAGTCTATGGTGTAATGTGGGCCGTCGCCGACAAGAAACTCTCCGGCACGGCGCAGTTGCGTGGCGACTTGGAAAATAACTTCAGCAAAGAAATTTCAAAGGGCGTATT
Coding sequences within:
- a CDS encoding carbohydrate-binding domain-containing protein, with translation MKSLNYTHLICGIALLLSACGDTDSSTTSIDSANVTEADSLAEATTESKQSTSISIPSASEQEAAEPVDVSAIADDPIIRFENDSISVENDNGCITYKERVVNIYCQGNYQLTGSSSDNQVIVNAESTDKVYLYLNELQLASATDAPLYVQNAEKVFLMLVDGTKNTLADASTRTQAFAKENGTSDTTKATVYAKDDLTIKGSGDLTVTGNYSNGIQCSNDLRIRDLPGITVKAKNHAIKGKGSVTIEGGYFNLAATNGDGIKSDEGEDENTITENKGIVIITGGEFDIDAGDDGIQAFNAILIADSTSIPFITINSKGKGIATDNSLYINGGITNVTSADDGLHSNQNIYVNGGLTTISAGDDGIHADSTLRISDGAINITKAVEGIEAFYIRAEGGMTATVASDDAWNAAGGSADAGASSGSQWGGPGGGGGMMSSTKGYIIISGGYHYLYAAGNDVDVLDANGTATMSGGVLLLEIGTSGGNVMMKGPGGNGMGGNQGGSCSTNMAGGLIDTDNGFSITGGVLLGFGNRTEEYPNCSATSFTAGTAYGTSNAAFKPSASGSMIIYGGNINSVAQVDVSDMTEITLPNGMIYYEK
- a CDS encoding DUF6055 domain-containing protein, whose translation is MKPNGMMIGLVLAMGTSTFAIEWVNQCASNGFTQITESAHFEVCKKPTTDDGQTNNVSISADAAKKAVTDLENVFSFYTDSLGWMLPFPSSPNTKLKSNIYVFDNSVMAALYGGQDFVKGLNNEFGPGMWIGSGSLSDKWGLAHEFAHGMQGIAGWLGNNSHSGWMAESHANWMAHQYISDDAHYCSEALINFPYLYYGSTRDRYCNWQFLEHLKEEFGGGNKGAHEVNRIWTESTREGEEGRMEQTPFTAMMMVYDWSLDSLNQQFGKFAMKNATLEYQGHRKALYKNAWGDYEFATRRNASGWGDMYRRHTRITMLDKMECEAGKECPDRYISPSYWAPQRWGYNLVRIYPEQTGKVTVKFRGIVQSKPTVSGYTCFGDNTDYYMGKTYKWCNYAPDKLPDPASGWTVGLVAEGADGTPRYSEMKHGTGFNLEIETKDSDKALWLAVTATPTEMQTILWDQFYYSIYRYPYMIEVENGAPEGYNKDFWKPANTSGYTKHANGGGLVSNKAKVSESVYVGPDAVVNGGTISGNARIEDFAVIDGGTISGNAIVRGRALVTAGTIGDDAVLEEDAWLVSGSITGKAKVGALSIIVNTTVTDNAQVYGVMWAVADKKLSGTAQLRGDLENNFSKEISKGVFYGMVDDGMLNNANYGANLTTPPTDATASIENAEWYAVADDSTGSEGTTSIGHMPGRRTLESQNANLYFDSKEQAVFVRYKKNGREYRYRVSGSKQ